From a region of the Onychomys torridus unplaced genomic scaffold, mOncTor1.1, whole genome shotgun sequence genome:
- the Tubb gene encoding tubulin beta chain: protein MREIVHIQAGQCGNQIGAKFWEVISDEHGIDPTGTYHGDSDLQLDRISVYYNEATGGKYVPRAILVDLEPGTMDSVRSGPFGQIFRPDNFVFGQSGAGNNWAKGHYTEGAELVDSVLDVVRKEAESCDCLQGFQLTHSLGGGTGSGMGTLLISKIREEYPDRIMNTFSVVPSPKVSDTVVEPYNATLSVHQLVENTDETYCIDNEALYDICFRTLKLTTPTYGDLNHLVSATMSGVTTCLRFPGQLNADLRKLAVNMVPFPRLHFFMPGFAPLTSRGSQQYRALTVPELTQQVFDAKNMMAACDPRHGRYLTVAAVFRGRMSMKEVDEQMLNVQNKNSSYFVEWIPNNVKTAVCDIPPRGLKMAVTFIGNSTAIQELFKRISEQFTAMFRRKAFLHWYTGEGMDEMEFTEAESNMNDLVSEYQQYQDATAEEEEDFGEEAEEEA, encoded by the exons ATGAGGGAAATCGTGCACATCCAGGCCGGACAGTGTGGCAACCAGATCGGTGCTAAG TTCTGGGAGGTGATAAGCGATGAACACGGCATCGACCCTACCGGTACCTACCACGGAGACAGCGACCTGCAGCTGGACCGAATCTCTGTGTACTACAATGAAGCCACAG GTGGCAAGTATGTCCCTCGAGCTATCTTGGTGGATCTAGAACCCGGGACCATGGACTCCGTTCGATCAGGTCCTTTTGGCCAGATCTTCAGACCAGACAACTTTGTTTTTG GCCAGTCTGGAGCAGGCAACAACTGGGCTAAGGGTCACTACACGGAGGGAGCCGAGCTGGTTGACTCTGTCCTGGATGTGGTGCGGAAGGAGGCGGAGAGCTGCGACTGCCTGCAGGGCTTTCAGCTGACCCACTCACTGGGTGGGGGTACAGGTTCCGGCATGGGCACCCTGCTCATCAGCAAGATCCGAGAAGAGTACCCTGACCGCATCATGAACACCTTCAGTGTAGTTCCTTCGCCCAAAGTGTCTGACACCGTGGTAGAGCCCTACAATGCCACCCTCTCTGTCCATCAGCTGGTTGAGAACACCGACGAGACCTACTGTATCGACAACGAGGCCCTCTATGACATCTGCTTCCGCACCCTCAAGCTCACCACGCCGACCTATGGAGACCTGAACCACCTCGTCTCAGCCACCATGAGCGGGGTGACCACCTGCCTCCGCTTCCCAGGCCAGCTCAACGCCGACCTCCGAAAGTTGGCTGTCAACATGGTGCCCTTCCCCCGTCTCCACTTCTTCATGCCTGGCTTTGCCCCACTCACCAGCCGCGGAAGCCAGCAGTATCGGGCCCTCACCGTGCCTGAACTCACCCAGCAGGTCTTCGATGCCAAGAATATGATGGCTGCTTGTGACCCCCGCCACGGCCGCTACCTCACTGTGGCAGCTGTCTTCCGTGGGCGGATGTCCATGAAGGAGGTAGATGAGCAGATGCTCAATGTGCAAAATAAGAATAGCAGCTACTTTGTGGAATGGATCCCCAACAATGTCAAGACGGCGGTCTGTGACATCCCACCACGTGGCCTCAAGATGGCAGTCACCTTCATTGGAAACAGCACCGCCATCCAGGAGCTCTTCAAGCGCATCTCAGAGCAGTTCACAGCCATGTTCCGCCGGAAGGCCTTCCTCCACTGGTACACAGGTGAAGGCATGGACGAGATGGAGTTCACCGAAGCTGAGAGCAACATGAATGATCTCGTCTCCGAGTATCAGCAGTACCAGGATGCCactgcagaggaggaagaggatttcggggaggaggcagaagaagaggcCTAA